Proteins co-encoded in one Nicotiana sylvestris chromosome 7, ASM39365v2, whole genome shotgun sequence genomic window:
- the LOC104213430 gene encoding F-box/kelch-repeat protein SKIP11-like produces the protein MLEDQSCLVSKDCQRESNLVACMNGKEPLVNYQEHELVKRKLPNKSDAFNKVEVTLSLGNSSASPNEQAGKKRHAGDNSDSSSLIHAIGCDNSIGCLIHCSRSDYGAIASLNRSFRSLIRSGELYKLRRENGVVEHWIYFSCQLVEWEAFDPSRGRWMHLPAMTPDECFVLADKESLAVGTELLVFGKEIFSHVIYRYSLLTNTWSSGMRMNVPRCLFGSASIGEIGILAGGCDSQGNILSSAELYNSEAGTWKTLPSMNKPRKMCSGVFMDGKFYVIGGIGGAESKRLTCGEEYDLEKGTCREIPNMSPVRANAATSDAPPLVAVVDNELYAADYANMEVRKYGKQNKAWVTIGRLPERAASIYGWGLAFRACGNRLIVIGGPKGGAEYIEVNSWVPSEGPIQWDLLGRKRYGSFVYNCAVMGC, from the coding sequence ATGTTAGAAGATCAGTCTTGTTTGGTTTCAAAGGATTGTCAGAGAGAAAGTAACTTGGTGGCTTGCATGAATGGCAAAGAGCCATTGGTAAATTATCAGGAGCATGAACTTGTGAAACGCAAGTTGCCAAATAAGTCTGATGCTTTCAACAAAGTGGAAGTCACTCTATCTTTGGGCAACTCTTCAGCATCCCCGAACGAGCAAGCTGGCAAAAAACGTCATGCTGGGGATAATTCTGATTCGAGCTCTCTTATTCATGCCATTGGCTGTGACAATTCCATCGGTTGTCTCATTCATTGCTCTCGGTCGGATTATGGTGCCATAGCATCTTTGAATCGTAGCTTTCGCTCATTGATTAGGAGCGGAGAACTTTACAAATTGCGGCGGGAAAATGGTGTGGTTGAGCATTGGATTTATTTCTCCTGCCAACTGGTTGAATGGGAAGCTTTTGATCCTAGTCGCGGTCGTTGGATGCATCTGCCAGCTATGACTCCTGATGAGTGTTTCGTGTTGGCTGACAAGGAGTCGTTGGCGGTTGGCACAGAGCTGCTTGTTTTTGGAAAGGAGATCTTTTCGCATGTCATTTATCGTTACAGTTTATTGACAAACACGTGGTCATCTGGGATGCGGATGAATGTACCAAGATGTTTGTTTGGTTCTGCCAGCATTGGGGAGATTGGCATTCTAGCTGGTGGCTGTGACTCACAAGGCAATATACTTAGCTCAGCTGAGCTTTACAATTCGGAGGCAGGAACGTGGAAGACTTTACCGAGCATGAACAAGCCACGTAAGATGTGTTCAGGGGTATTCATGGATGGAAAATTTTATGTGATAGGAGGAATTGGAGGAGCCGAATCGAAGCGGTTGACTTGTGGGGAGGAGTATGATCTGGAAAAAGGAACGTGTCGTGAAATCCCAAACATGTCTCCTGTGCGAGCTAACGCGGCTACATCTGATGCACCTCCTTTGGTGGCAGTTGTAGACAATGAGTTGTACGCAGCTGATTATGCTAACATGGAGGTGAGGAAGTACGGCAAGCAAAATAAAGCGTGGGTTACCATAGGACGGCTGCCCGAAAGAGCAGCTTCCATTTATGGTTGGGGTTTGGCTTTTCGAGCATGTGGTAACAGGCTAATTGTAATTGGTGGACCCAAGGGAGGTGCAGAATATATCGAAGTGAATTCATGGGTTCCAAGTGAAGGGCCGATACAATGGGACTTGCTTGGCCGAAAGCGATATGGTAGCTTTGTTTATAACTGTGCTGTCATGGGGTGCTGA